A genomic window from Thermus neutrinimicus includes:
- a CDS encoding AAA family ATPase: MEELPAISRLKEALSQVLFGQEEVIEALLATVLARGHALLEGVPGLGKTLLAEGFARGSGLSYKRIQFTPDLLPQDLTGSEVFREGRFEFVKGPLFAQVVLADEINRAPPKVQSALLEAMQERAVTAGGVRYPLPEPFFVVATQNPLELEGTYPLPEAQLDRFTAKIPFRPPRREVWLRILTEEPRIPEPLGVDFPKAQEEVGGIRVAKEALEAITHVAFLSQEDRRLRMGLSPRGAKAWLALARALAYLRAKPLVDWKELKDAAFLALPHRLFLTEEALYEGESAEGILKELLKKGGIP, from the coding sequence GTGGAAGAACTCCCGGCCATCTCCCGACTGAAGGAGGCGCTCAGCCAGGTTCTCTTCGGCCAGGAGGAGGTGATCGAGGCCCTCCTGGCCACGGTCCTGGCCCGGGGGCACGCCCTTCTGGAGGGGGTACCGGGCTTGGGGAAGACCCTCCTGGCGGAAGGCTTCGCCAGGGGAAGCGGCCTCAGCTACAAGCGCATCCAGTTCACCCCCGACCTCCTCCCCCAGGACCTCACGGGAAGCGAGGTGTTTCGGGAGGGGCGGTTTGAGTTCGTGAAAGGCCCCCTCTTCGCCCAGGTGGTCCTGGCGGACGAGATCAACCGGGCCCCGCCCAAGGTGCAGTCGGCCCTCCTCGAGGCCATGCAGGAACGGGCGGTGACCGCGGGAGGGGTGCGCTACCCCTTGCCCGAGCCCTTCTTCGTGGTGGCCACGCAGAACCCCCTGGAGCTGGAGGGCACCTACCCTCTTCCGGAGGCCCAGCTGGACCGCTTCACCGCCAAAATCCCCTTCCGTCCCCCCAGGCGGGAGGTGTGGCTCAGGATCCTCACGGAAGAGCCCCGGATCCCGGAACCCCTGGGGGTGGACTTCCCCAAGGCCCAGGAGGAGGTGGGGGGAATACGGGTGGCCAAGGAGGCCCTCGAGGCCATCACCCACGTGGCCTTCCTCTCCCAGGAGGATCGGCGCCTGCGCATGGGCCTCTCTCCCCGGGGGGCCAAGGCCTGGCTGGCCCTGGCCCGGGCCTTGGCCTACCTCAGGGCCAAGCCCCTGGTGGACTGGAAGGAGCTTAAGGACGCGGCCTTCCTAGCCCTTCCCCACCGGCTTTTCCTCACGGAGGAGGCCCTTTACGAGGGGGAAAGCGCGGAGGGAATCCTGAAGGAGCTTCTCAAAAAGGGGGGCATCCCCTAG